The following are from one region of the Nicotiana tomentosiformis chromosome 7, ASM39032v3, whole genome shotgun sequence genome:
- the LOC104113232 gene encoding gamma-interferon-responsive lysosomal thiol protein isoform X1 encodes MASHNHIFRVIITFSLISWLIFQSHVSSQDKVNLSLYYESLCPYCADFIVNKLAKVLETDLASIVNLRLVPWGNTQIAPNTSWICQHGPAECLLNTVEACAIKVWSNLDTHFKFINCVEQLHLENRHSSWQSCFSATGLSQTPIKNCYNNGLGYRLEKAYADETASLNPNHRFVPWVLVNNQPLQEDYQNFIAYICRAYRGRNIPQACKNKGLEINKTNVPDSGPRVCFRG; translated from the exons ATGGCATCTCATAATCACATCTTTAGAGTTATCATTACATTTTCTTTGATTTCATGGCTCATCTTTCAATCTCATGTGTCTTCACAGGACAAAGTTAACTTGTCCTTGTACTATGAATCCTTGTGTCCATATTGTGCTGACTTCATTGTGAACAAGTTAGCAAAGGTTCTTGAAACAGATCTTGCATCAATTGTGAATCTTAGGCTTGTACCTTGGGGTAATACTCAAATTGCACCCAACACCAGCTGGATTTGCCAG CATGGACCAGCGGAGTGTCTGCTAAACACAGTGGAAGCTTGTGCTATCAAGGTTTGGTCAAATCTG GACACACATTTCAAGTTTATAAATTGTGTAGAACAATTGCATCTGGAAAACAGGCACTCCTCGTGGCAATCTTGTTTTTCTGCAACTGGTTTGAGCCAAACTCCAATCAAGAATTGCTATAACAATGGGCTTGGATATCGG CTAGAGAAAGCATATGCAGATGAAACTGCAAGCCTGAACCCCAATCACAGGTTTGTACCATGGGTGCTAGTAAATAACCAGCCTCTTCAAGAA GATTACCAGAATTTTATAGCATACATCTGCAGAGCTTATAGAGGGCGCAATATACCACAAGCTTGCAAAAACAAAGGACTTGAGATCAATAAAACAAACGTGCCAGATAGTGGTCCTCGAGTCTGCTTTAGAGGATAA
- the LOC104113232 gene encoding gamma-interferon-responsive lysosomal thiol protein isoform X2: protein MASHNHIFRVIITFSLISWLIFQSHVSSQDKVNLSLYYESLCPYCADFIVNKLAKVLETDLASIVNLRLVPWGNTQIAPNTSWICQHGPAECLLNTVEACAIKDTHFKFINCVEQLHLENRHSSWQSCFSATGLSQTPIKNCYNNGLGYRLEKAYADETASLNPNHRFVPWVLVNNQPLQEDYQNFIAYICRAYRGRNIPQACKNKGLEINKTNVPDSGPRVCFRG, encoded by the exons ATGGCATCTCATAATCACATCTTTAGAGTTATCATTACATTTTCTTTGATTTCATGGCTCATCTTTCAATCTCATGTGTCTTCACAGGACAAAGTTAACTTGTCCTTGTACTATGAATCCTTGTGTCCATATTGTGCTGACTTCATTGTGAACAAGTTAGCAAAGGTTCTTGAAACAGATCTTGCATCAATTGTGAATCTTAGGCTTGTACCTTGGGGTAATACTCAAATTGCACCCAACACCAGCTGGATTTGCCAG CATGGACCAGCGGAGTGTCTGCTAAACACAGTGGAAGCTTGTGCTATCAAG GACACACATTTCAAGTTTATAAATTGTGTAGAACAATTGCATCTGGAAAACAGGCACTCCTCGTGGCAATCTTGTTTTTCTGCAACTGGTTTGAGCCAAACTCCAATCAAGAATTGCTATAACAATGGGCTTGGATATCGG CTAGAGAAAGCATATGCAGATGAAACTGCAAGCCTGAACCCCAATCACAGGTTTGTACCATGGGTGCTAGTAAATAACCAGCCTCTTCAAGAA GATTACCAGAATTTTATAGCATACATCTGCAGAGCTTATAGAGGGCGCAATATACCACAAGCTTGCAAAAACAAAGGACTTGAGATCAATAAAACAAACGTGCCAGATAGTGGTCCTCGAGTCTGCTTTAGAGGATAA